TGGAACGCATGTTTTCGTTACTCGACGTCGAAAAGGAAGTCGAAGACAAGGACGGGGCACCTGCGTTGGTTTGTGCGGATGCGGCAATCCGGTTCGAGGATGTCAAATTCGCCTATAACCCGGATCGTCAGATTCTGAAGGGTGTCAGTTTCGAAGTTCCGGCGGGCAAAACCGTTGCTGTTGTCGGGCCAAGCGGGGCGGGCAAATCGACCCTGACCCGCCTGATGTTCCGTTTCTATGACGTCTCGAGCGGTCGGATCACGATTGACGGGCAGGATATCCGCGATGTGTCGCAGACATCCCTGCGCCGTTCGATCGGTATCGTGCCGCAGGATACGGTCCTGTTTAACGATACGATTGCCTATAACATCGCTTATGGTCGCCCCGGCGCGGAAGAGGCGGAAATCACCAATGCTGCCAAACTCGCCAGCATCGATGGCTTCATCGCCGCCCTGCCACAGGGTTTTAAAACCATGGTCGGCGAACGCGGGCTTAAACTTTCCGGTGGGGAAAAACAGCGTGTATCGATTGCGCGCATGTTGCTGAAACGCCCGAAAGTCATGATCTTTGACGAGGCGACATCGGCCCTTGATACCCGTACCGAAAAGGATATCCAGCAGGCGCTTCGCGATGTGTCGCGCGGGCATACGACGCTTGTGATCGCGCACCGGCTTTCGACCGTGATTGATGCCGATGAAATCATCGTGCTGCGCGACGGGCAGGTCGCCGAACGCGGCCGCCATCAGGACCTTCTGGCACAGGACGGGCTTTATGCCGAAATGTGGGCCCAGCAGCAGGAAATTCGCGAGGCCGAAGAAATCCTTGCCCATGCCGGGGATGTCAAGGCATAGGTCCGAAAACCTGCGTGGTGTCAAGCAGCCAAAGGGCGGTTGATATGGTGATGAAGGATAGTGACGTTGCGATCATAAGCGATGCGGCACAGAGTCCTTCATGGCCATAACGTTGTCCAAAGACCGCATAGATGCTCAGCATCGGCGAACAGGCAAAACTGACCGCGGCAATTTGCAGGACTGGCTCCATCGGCGGCATCAGCCAGACAAGGGAAAATACGATCAGCGGATGCAGGATCAGTTTGCCAGTAACGATCCGCGCCATATCAACGCGCATACCCCGGATTTTAAGCCCGACAAGACCCGCTCCGATCACAAACAGCGCCACCGGTCCCGATGACATTGCCAGCATGTCGATGGCTTTCAGGGCCGGGGCGGGCAGTTCAATCCCGGTCAGCGAAAGACAAAGGCCTGCAAAAATCGCGATGATAATAGGTGTTTTGCACAGGTTTTTTAATGCCTTGCCAAGAACCTGAAGCCGTCCCTGTCCGTTATTGTTTGCACTGTCGCCCAGCACAAGAACCAGCGGCATCATCACCAGCGTTTCGATCATCACGCACAGTGTTAATGCTATCGCTGCCGGTGGCCCCAGCACCTGAAGCGCGATCGGATAGCCGATAAATCCGCTATTGGAGAATGACATGCCCAAACCCTGCAGGGTCGCATTGGCAAAGGATTTCCGGGCGATAAAGCGAGTATAGGCAATCCCGATTGTCAGAATGATTAACGAGCCGCCGCCATAGGCAATCAGAAATTCGCCGTGAATGATGTCGGCAATCGGCCGCCCTGAAAGCGTTTTGACCAGAAGGGCCGGTAGGGCAAAATTCATCACGAACGCCCCCATGCTGCGCGCCACATCCTGCGCGATGATATTTTGCCTGACCGCGACATAACCCAGTGCGATAATCAGGAAGATGGGGCTGGTGATCGCCAGAATATCAAGCATATTGGGGCATATTCCGAAACCGGCGCGGATGATCTGATCGACAGACCGCGGTTGTGCCAAAAATATTTGATTTTATTACATATCCCGTGCAATGCCGGGCGGGTCAAGAAATGGAATGGATTTATCAATGAACCAGACCGGAATGGATTGGCCCGAAAGCCTGATGCCCAATGCCTTTCGCGGTCTTGATTTGTTGCGATCCGTTTCCGTGCGTGGTCAAAAGGCGGCCGGTCTGATTTCAGGACATGGTGTATGGGATGGGCTTGCCGGGTTTGATCCGATTGTCGCCGGAACTTTTCCGATTAATCTTGATATTGATGGATCGGATATCGACATACTTTGCCATTGCCCGGATTTTGATGGTTTCGAAGCCCACGTACAGGCTGTCTTTGGTCATCATGATGATTTTGGATTGCATCGCCGCCCGGCAACGCAACATGTCGCGCAGGCCATTGTCGTGCGGTTTGTTCTGGATGATTTGCCGGTCGAAATTTTTGCCACCGGCACGCCATCGCAATGCCAGTTCGGCTTCCGCCATATGCTGGTCGAGGCACGGTTGATATATCTTCTGGGGTCGCAGCTTTCCGAAGAAATCCGGAAAATGAAACGGGCCGGTTTCAAAACCGAACCTGCCTTCGCCATCCTTCTTGAGCTGGGCGCCGATCCCTATCTCGTGCTGGACGAAATGTATGATCTGGGGCCGCTTGCATTAAAAAGCAGGGTGGGGCGGTTCAT
The Thalassospira xiamenensis M-5 = DSM 17429 DNA segment above includes these coding regions:
- a CDS encoding AEC family transporter; amino-acid sequence: MLDILAITSPIFLIIALGYVAVRQNIIAQDVARSMGAFVMNFALPALLVKTLSGRPIADIIHGEFLIAYGGGSLIILTIGIAYTRFIARKSFANATLQGLGMSFSNSGFIGYPIALQVLGPPAAIALTLCVMIETLVMMPLVLVLGDSANNNGQGRLQVLGKALKNLCKTPIIIAIFAGLCLSLTGIELPAPALKAIDMLAMSSGPVALFVIGAGLVGLKIRGMRVDMARIVTGKLILHPLIVFSLVWLMPPMEPVLQIAAVSFACSPMLSIYAVFGQRYGHEGLCAASLMIATSLSFITISTALWLLDTTQVFGPMP
- a CDS encoding DUF4269 domain-containing protein; translated protein: MNQTGMDWPESLMPNAFRGLDLLRSVSVRGQKAAGLISGHGVWDGLAGFDPIVAGTFPINLDIDGSDIDILCHCPDFDGFEAHVQAVFGHHDDFGLHRRPATQHVAQAIVVRFVLDDLPVEIFATGTPSQCQFGFRHMLVEARLIYLLGSQLSEEIRKMKRAGFKTEPAFAILLELGADPYLVLDEMYDLGPLALKSRVGRFIL